Proteins encoded within one genomic window of Brenneria nigrifluens DSM 30175 = ATCC 13028:
- the pstB gene encoding phosphate ABC transporter ATP-binding protein PstB, whose translation MSMATETSTSKIQVRNLNFYYGKFHALKDITLDIAANQVTAFIGPSGCGKSTLLRTLNKMYQLYPEQRAEGDILLDGNNILTDKQDIALLRAKVGMVFQKPTPFPMSIYDNIAFGVRLFEKLSRADMDERVQWALTKAALWHETKDKLHQSGYSLSGGQQQRLCIARGIAIRPDVLLLDEPCSALDPISTGRIEELISELKKDYTVVIVTHNMQQAARCSDHTAFMYLGELIEFSDTDTLFTAPRQKQTEDYITGRYG comes from the coding sequence ATGAGTATGGCTACTGAGACATCCACCAGTAAAATCCAGGTTCGCAATCTGAATTTCTATTATGGGAAGTTCCATGCGCTAAAGGATATCACGCTGGATATTGCCGCCAATCAGGTTACCGCCTTTATCGGTCCTTCGGGCTGCGGCAAATCCACGCTGCTGCGTACCCTGAATAAAATGTATCAGCTCTATCCGGAGCAGCGCGCCGAAGGCGATATTCTGCTTGATGGCAATAATATCCTGACCGATAAACAGGATATCGCGCTGCTGAGGGCCAAGGTGGGGATGGTTTTCCAGAAGCCGACGCCGTTTCCGATGTCCATTTACGACAACATCGCTTTCGGCGTACGCTTGTTTGAAAAATTATCGCGCGCGGATATGGATGAACGGGTGCAGTGGGCGCTGACCAAAGCGGCGCTGTGGCACGAAACCAAAGACAAGCTGCACCAGAGCGGTTACAGCCTGTCGGGCGGTCAGCAGCAGCGCTTGTGCATCGCGCGCGGCATCGCCATCCGTCCTGACGTGCTGCTGCTGGATGAGCCCTGCTCCGCCCTGGATCCTATCTCCACCGGCAGAATTGAAGAGCTGATTTCCGAGCTGAAAAAAGATTACACCGTGGTTATCGTCACCCACAATATGCAGCAGGCCGCGCGTTGTTCGGACCATACGGCGTTTATGTATCTGGGTGAACTGATCGAATTCAGCGATACCGACACCCTGTTTACTGCGCCACGGCAGAAACAGACCGAAGATTACATCACCGGCCGCTACGGTTGA
- the phoU gene encoding phosphate signaling complex protein PhoU: MENLNLNKHISGQFNAELEHIRTQVLTMGGLVEQQLTDAITAMHNQDAELAQRVVEGDAKVNMMEVTIDEACVRIIAKRQPTASDLRLVMAIIKTISELERIGDVADKICRTALEKFSHQHQPLLVSLESLGRHTVQMLHDVLDAFARMDLDEAVRIYREDKKVDKEYEGIVRQLMTHMMEDSRTIPSVLTALFCARSIERIGDRCQNICEFIFYFVKGQDFRHLGGDALEKLLVEKEGKKQG; encoded by the coding sequence ATGGAAAATCTGAATCTGAACAAACATATTTCCGGGCAGTTCAACGCCGAGCTGGAGCATATCCGCACCCAGGTGTTGACCATGGGCGGGCTGGTGGAGCAGCAACTGACCGACGCCATTACCGCGATGCATAACCAGGATGCCGAGCTGGCGCAGCGCGTGGTGGAAGGGGATGCCAAAGTCAACATGATGGAAGTGACGATTGACGAGGCCTGCGTGCGCATCATCGCCAAACGCCAACCCACCGCCAGCGATCTGCGTCTGGTGATGGCGATCATCAAAACCATCTCCGAGCTGGAACGCATCGGCGACGTGGCGGACAAGATATGCCGCACCGCGCTGGAAAAATTCTCTCATCAGCATCAGCCGCTGCTGGTCAGCCTGGAGTCGCTGGGGCGCCACACGGTGCAAATGCTGCACGACGTGCTGGATGCGTTCGCCCGGATGGATCTGGATGAGGCGGTGCGTATCTATCGTGAAGATAAAAAGGTGGATAAGGAGTACGAAGGGATTGTGCGCCAGTTGATGACGCATATGATGGAAGACTCCCGCACCATCCCCAGCGTGCTGACGGCGCTGTTCTGCGCCCGCTCCATCGAGCGTATCGGCGACCGTTGCCAGAATATCTGCGAATTTATCTTCTATTTCGTCAAAGGTCAGGATTTCCGCCATCTGGGCGGCGACGCGCTGGAAAAACTGCTGGTGGAGAAAGAGGGTAAAAAACAGGGGTAG
- a CDS encoding type II toxin-antitoxin system RelE/ParE family toxin yields the protein MIGKEIDWRGSALDDLKAFPEKARASAGHQLRRVQYGLEPNDFKPINNWGAGVIEIRIDDEDGTYRVVYVAKFPEKIYVLHSFKKKARATSKKDVNLIKVRYQAVIIERRKEK from the coding sequence ATGATTGGAAAAGAAATAGATTGGCGTGGAAGTGCATTGGATGATTTGAAAGCATTCCCGGAAAAAGCTCGAGCATCCGCAGGTCATCAACTGAGGCGTGTGCAATATGGTCTCGAACCAAATGATTTTAAACCAATTAATAATTGGGGGGCAGGAGTCATCGAGATTCGTATTGATGATGAGGATGGTACTTATCGAGTGGTTTATGTCGCCAAGTTTCCAGAGAAAATTTATGTGTTACATAGTTTTAAAAAGAAAGCTCGGGCTACTTCCAAAAAAGACGTCAATCTTATCAAGGTACGTTATCAAGCGGTAATCATTGAGCGGAGAAAGGAAAAATGA
- a CDS encoding helix-turn-helix domain-containing protein, with translation MTNHIDVKSRHITAATDNIFSDLGFSAEKAEALLSESDKEIEQALAMKKALMASIAAWIKSQGYRQSEAANVLHVSRPRISDVVNQKTEKFTLDSLVGMAGKIGKRVKLVIE, from the coding sequence ATGACTAATCATATCGACGTTAAGTCTCGTCATATCACGGCGGCGACCGATAATATTTTTTCAGATCTCGGCTTTTCCGCAGAGAAAGCGGAAGCATTGCTATCAGAGTCCGATAAAGAAATTGAACAGGCTTTGGCTATGAAGAAAGCGCTGATGGCTTCAATAGCTGCCTGGATAAAATCGCAAGGATACCGCCAATCTGAGGCTGCAAACGTTTTGCATGTTTCCCGTCCACGCATATCTGATGTCGTGAATCAAAAAACAGAGAAGTTTACCCTTGATTCTTTGGTTGGAATGGCGGGAAAAATTGGTAAGCGAGTAAAACTGGTGATTGAATAG
- a CDS encoding ABC transporter substrate-binding protein — translation MTRSLARRIQQYALSALLMGCASYGYAGKQNDTLVYASDNEVENISPYHNTLREGVIISNLVWDRLIYRDPKTGEYEPQLAASWEWDAPEILVLHLRKGIKFHNGDDFSADDVVYTFNNIAGDNTDSVMPQSVNWIKETEKVDDYTVKLHLEKPFPAALEYLSGPTPIFPAKYYQQVKLAGFSKAPIGTGPYKITGVTPAQGVTMEKNADYFTDSPVGQPKIGKLQFVVIRDPETRLAQLMTGQVDWIWRVPADQMTSLETMPNIAVKSGETMRIGFLALNTNAGGPGGEPFRDLRVRQAVNHAINRQGMVDNLVRGGSQPVYSACFSAQAACNTSKVIKYEYDPEKAKRLLAEAGYPNGFDTDIWAYRERDYAEAIIGDLRKVGINARLHYVQHSVLAADLISGKAPMAVRTWGSYSINDASAFVTPYFGGKGDDIWKDAEVTGMLTKADETIDTKQRSALYADVLGRISSQAYLAPLFSYSTNYAFTSDLNFDSWPDELPRFALASWK, via the coding sequence ATGACTCGTTCCCTGGCAAGACGGATACAACAATACGCTTTATCTGCATTACTGATGGGATGTGCTTCATACGGCTATGCGGGCAAACAGAACGATACGTTGGTGTATGCCTCGGATAACGAGGTGGAAAATATCAGCCCTTATCATAATACCCTGCGCGAAGGGGTGATTATTTCCAACCTGGTGTGGGACCGGCTGATCTATCGCGATCCCAAAACCGGAGAATATGAACCCCAACTGGCCGCCTCGTGGGAATGGGATGCGCCGGAAATACTGGTTCTGCATTTGCGCAAAGGGATTAAATTCCATAATGGCGATGATTTTAGCGCCGATGACGTGGTTTACACCTTCAATAATATTGCCGGCGATAATACCGATTCCGTGATGCCGCAGAGCGTCAACTGGATAAAGGAAACCGAAAAGGTCGATGACTACACGGTAAAACTGCATCTGGAAAAACCTTTCCCGGCGGCGCTGGAATATTTGTCCGGCCCGACGCCGATCTTTCCCGCCAAATACTACCAGCAGGTTAAGCTGGCCGGCTTCAGTAAAGCCCCGATTGGCACCGGCCCTTATAAGATCACCGGCGTGACGCCCGCGCAGGGCGTCACTATGGAGAAAAACGCCGATTACTTTACAGACAGCCCGGTTGGGCAGCCGAAAATAGGCAAATTACAGTTTGTGGTGATCCGCGATCCGGAAACCCGGCTGGCGCAGCTGATGACCGGCCAGGTCGACTGGATCTGGCGGGTTCCCGCCGATCAGATGACCTCGCTGGAAACCATGCCGAATATCGCGGTGAAAAGCGGCGAAACCATGCGCATCGGTTTTCTGGCGCTGAACACCAACGCCGGCGGGCCGGGCGGGGAACCGTTCAGGGATCTGCGCGTCCGTCAGGCGGTGAACCACGCCATCAACCGCCAGGGAATGGTGGATAATCTGGTGCGCGGCGGCAGTCAGCCGGTCTATTCCGCCTGTTTCTCCGCTCAGGCCGCCTGTAACACCAGCAAAGTGATCAAGTATGAGTACGACCCGGAAAAAGCCAAACGGTTACTGGCGGAGGCCGGCTACCCCAACGGTTTCGATACCGATATCTGGGCTTATCGCGAGCGGGACTACGCCGAGGCGATTATCGGCGATCTGCGTAAAGTCGGCATTAATGCCCGGTTGCATTATGTACAGCACTCGGTGCTGGCGGCCGATCTGATTTCCGGTAAGGCGCCGATGGCGGTACGTACCTGGGGTTCTTATTCCATCAACGATGCCTCCGCCTTCGTTACGCCTTATTTCGGCGGCAAGGGGGATGATATCTGGAAAGACGCGGAGGTCACCGGCATGTTGACCAAGGCTGATGAAACCATCGATACCAAGCAGCGCAGCGCTCTGTATGCGGACGTGCTGGGGCGTATTTCTTCCCAGGCGTATCTGGCGCCGCTGTTTTCCTATTCAACCAACTATGCCTTTACCTCCGACCTGAACTTTGACAGCTGGCCGGATGAGCTTCCGCGCTTTGCGCTGGCGAGCTGGAAGTAA
- a CDS encoding ABC transporter permease → MIIYMLHRLLVALAVLFTVAIVSFSLLHLSGDLAAAIAGPDATAEVVERIRVQYGLDQPLTTQFAHWMWSALHLDFGRSFYFENTVMELVGQRMPITLKLGAVSLLLALVVAIPLGVLAAVFRDTWIDRCSVFISVIGQAMPNFWFALLLIVVFAVGLKWLPVAGNGSWRNFVLPAIALGYYAMPSLMRLTRSGMLDVLGSDYVRTARAKGLSAFRVIVKHGLRNAIIPVVALATVELGFMLGGSVVIESVFALQGLGQLAWDSISRNDFPVVQAIVLIISVFYIGLTFLADVLNAALDPRLRTS, encoded by the coding sequence ATGATTATCTATATGTTGCATCGGCTGCTCGTGGCGCTGGCGGTGCTGTTTACCGTGGCGATCGTCAGTTTCTCTCTCCTGCATCTTTCCGGCGATCTGGCGGCGGCGATTGCCGGACCGGACGCCACGGCCGAGGTGGTCGAGCGTATTCGGGTGCAGTATGGGCTGGATCAGCCGTTGACCACGCAGTTCGCGCACTGGATGTGGTCGGCGCTGCATCTCGATTTCGGCCGCTCGTTCTATTTTGAAAATACGGTGATGGAACTGGTCGGCCAGAGAATGCCCATTACGCTGAAGCTGGGGGCGGTTTCCCTGCTGCTGGCGTTGGTGGTGGCGATCCCTCTCGGGGTGCTGGCCGCGGTATTCCGCGATACCTGGATCGACAGATGTTCCGTTTTTATTTCCGTTATCGGACAGGCGATGCCGAATTTCTGGTTTGCCCTGCTGCTGATCGTCGTCTTTGCCGTGGGTCTGAAATGGCTGCCGGTGGCGGGAAACGGCAGCTGGCGGAACTTTGTGTTGCCGGCGATCGCCCTTGGCTATTACGCCATGCCGTCGCTGATGCGCCTGACGCGCTCCGGCATGCTGGACGTGTTGGGTTCGGACTATGTCCGCACCGCGCGGGCCAAGGGGCTGAGCGCCTTCCGGGTCATCGTCAAGCACGGTCTGCGTAACGCTATCATTCCGGTGGTGGCGCTGGCGACGGTCGAACTGGGCTTTATGCTGGGCGGATCGGTGGTGATTGAGTCGGTGTTTGCCCTGCAGGGATTGGGGCAACTGGCGTGGGACTCCATTTCCCGCAACGACTTTCCCGTGGTGCAGGCCATCGTGTTGATTATCTCGGTGTTTTATATCGGGCTGACCTTTCTGGCCGATGTCCTTAATGCGGCGCTCGATCCGCGTCTGCGTACCTCATAG
- a CDS encoding ABC transporter permease, with protein sequence MKTSSSLSSTLAAKAPMPEAGLIAEPAPWRKWLGSILGHHSMTLGLTILAVIVLAAVLAPLISPHDPYAQDVSRRLIPPVWHEKGGWEHILGTDKLGRDYLSRLLFGARVSLTIGLVSVLVAGFIGITLGVLAGYFGGRVDALVSYILTVRLSMPIILVALATASLVGGSVKVVILLLGLLLWDRFLIVSRSVTRQLREAEFIAAAKTLGASSLFIMLREILPNLLGPLTVVATLEIAHAILLEATLSFLGLGVQPPMPSWGLMVAEGKAYMFFQPWVILIPGIVLAVLVLGINLVGDGLRDITALDGRN encoded by the coding sequence ATGAAAACCTCTTCATCACTCTCTTCCACGCTGGCGGCCAAGGCGCCGATGCCCGAAGCGGGGCTGATTGCGGAGCCCGCGCCCTGGCGCAAGTGGCTCGGCAGCATTCTCGGCCATCACAGCATGACGCTCGGCCTGACTATTCTGGCGGTTATCGTGCTGGCGGCCGTCCTTGCGCCGTTAATCAGCCCGCACGATCCCTACGCGCAGGATGTGAGCCGGCGTCTGATACCGCCGGTATGGCATGAAAAAGGCGGTTGGGAACATATTCTGGGCACCGACAAGCTGGGGCGCGACTATCTGAGCCGGCTGCTGTTCGGGGCCAGGGTGTCGTTAACCATCGGGCTGGTTTCGGTGCTGGTGGCCGGGTTTATCGGCATCACGCTGGGGGTGCTGGCCGGCTATTTCGGCGGCCGGGTGGATGCGCTGGTCAGCTATATCCTGACGGTCCGTCTGTCCATGCCGATCATCCTGGTGGCGCTGGCGACCGCTTCGCTGGTGGGCGGATCGGTGAAAGTGGTGATCCTGCTGCTGGGATTACTGCTGTGGGATCGCTTTCTGATTGTCTCCCGCTCGGTAACCCGGCAGCTGCGCGAGGCGGAGTTTATCGCCGCCGCCAAGACGCTGGGCGCCTCCTCGTTGTTCATTATGCTGCGCGAAATCCTGCCCAATCTGCTCGGCCCGCTGACGGTGGTGGCGACGCTGGAAATCGCCCACGCCATTCTGCTGGAGGCCACGCTCTCTTTCCTCGGGCTGGGCGTACAGCCGCCGATGCCGTCATGGGGGCTGATGGTGGCGGAAGGCAAGGCTTACATGTTCTTTCAACCCTGGGTCATCCTGATCCCCGGCATTGTGCTCGCCGTTCTGGTGCTGGGGATCAATCTGGTGGGAGACGGCCTGCGCGACATTACCGCGCTGGACGGACGTAACTGA
- a CDS encoding ABC transporter ATP-binding protein, producing MNNDILLDVKNLRVDLPTSRGTLHAVRGLDFSVRRGEMLCLVGESGCGKSMTSLALMDLLPRKAVRTADHMLFKGTELQSLKKRDITALRGDKMSMIFQEPMTSLNPSFTLGNQLCETLLAHRKVSLSQARERAVYLMERVGIPMAAERLNQYPHQLSGGLRQRIMIAMALMCEPELIIADEPTTALDVTIQAQILRMLRELQREFGMAVIFITHDLGVVARIADRVAVMYAGQIVETAPVMALFNQPQHPYTQALLDCIPIQGKTIPGQPLKAIPGVVPSLIGVQQGCAFSNRCSHCTDACRQETPYVDVTERHAVRCLRALPVRDAEVA from the coding sequence ATGAATAACGACATTTTGCTCGATGTAAAAAACCTGCGGGTCGATCTCCCCACGTCTCGCGGTACGCTGCATGCGGTGCGCGGGCTGGATTTTTCGGTACGGCGCGGGGAAATGCTGTGCCTGGTGGGCGAGTCCGGCTGCGGCAAGTCGATGACGTCGCTGGCGCTGATGGATCTGCTGCCGCGCAAGGCGGTGCGCACCGCGGACCATATGCTCTTCAAAGGCACCGAGTTGCAGTCGCTGAAAAAGCGCGACATTACCGCGCTGCGCGGCGACAAGATGTCGATGATCTTTCAGGAGCCGATGACCTCGCTGAATCCCTCGTTCACGCTGGGTAATCAACTGTGCGAAACGCTCCTGGCGCACCGCAAAGTTTCCCTGTCGCAGGCGCGCGAACGGGCGGTTTATCTGATGGAGCGCGTGGGCATCCCGATGGCCGCCGAGCGTCTTAATCAGTATCCCCACCAGCTTTCCGGCGGCCTGCGCCAGCGCATCATGATCGCCATGGCGCTGATGTGCGAGCCGGAGCTGATTATCGCCGACGAACCGACCACCGCGCTGGACGTCACCATTCAGGCGCAGATCCTGCGCATGCTGCGCGAACTGCAGCGGGAGTTCGGCATGGCGGTGATTTTCATCACCCATGATTTGGGGGTGGTGGCGCGTATCGCCGATCGGGTGGCGGTGATGTACGCCGGGCAGATTGTGGAAACCGCCCCGGTGATGGCGTTATTTAACCAGCCGCAGCACCCCTATACCCAGGCCCTGCTCGACTGCATTCCGATACAGGGCAAGACCATACCGGGCCAGCCGCTAAAGGCGATCCCCGGCGTGGTGCCCAGTCTGATCGGCGTGCAGCAGGGCTGCGCGTTCAGTAATCGCTGTTCCCACTGTACCGATGCCTGCCGCCAGGAAACGCCGTATGTCGATGTGACGGAGCGGCATGCGGTTCGCTGCCTGCGGGCCTTGCCGGTACGGGATGCGGAGGTCGCATGA
- a CDS encoding ATP-binding cassette domain-containing protein: MSHSMNHSAATSALPTHIPGNDDIALELCSLSRVFRLNRGLFTRAGEIRAVNDVSLRIRRGETLGLVGESGCGKSTLAKMLLGLLAPTSGNVLIEGREIDSGRRKEMASRIQPIFQDPYSSLNPRRTVADIVEVALRLHGIGTPDERKARVREMLDVVGMPARTHSQYPGQLSGGQRQRVAIARALIMRPDILICDEPTSALDVSVQAQILNLLLALKQEFGLTYLLISHNLSVVEHLVDHVAVMQRGSIVEQGTREQIFHAPRHPYTKSLLASVLTPEPGLGIPDIDAQ, translated from the coding sequence ATGAGCCATAGCATGAACCATAGTGCGGCGACGTCGGCGTTGCCGACGCATATTCCGGGCAATGATGATATCGCGCTGGAGCTGTGTTCCCTATCGCGGGTTTTTCGCCTTAATCGCGGTCTGTTTACCCGCGCGGGCGAGATCCGGGCGGTAAATGATGTTTCCCTGCGTATCCGGCGGGGAGAAACGCTGGGGCTGGTGGGGGAATCCGGATGCGGCAAAAGCACGCTGGCCAAAATGCTGCTGGGCCTGCTGGCGCCGACTTCCGGCAACGTGCTGATCGAAGGCCGTGAAATCGATTCCGGCAGGCGCAAGGAGATGGCGTCGCGTATTCAGCCCATCTTTCAGGATCCCTACTCGTCGCTCAACCCGCGACGCACCGTCGCGGATATTGTGGAGGTGGCGTTGCGTCTGCACGGTATCGGCACGCCCGATGAGCGCAAAGCGCGCGTCAGGGAAATGCTGGACGTGGTCGGCATGCCCGCCCGGACGCACAGCCAGTATCCCGGCCAGCTTTCCGGCGGCCAGCGCCAGCGGGTGGCGATCGCCCGGGCGCTGATTATGCGCCCCGATATTCTGATCTGCGACGAGCCGACGTCGGCGCTGGATGTCTCCGTCCAGGCGCAGATCCTCAATCTGCTGCTGGCGCTTAAACAGGAGTTCGGCCTGACCTACCTGCTTATCAGCCACAACCTGTCGGTGGTGGAGCATCTGGTGGACCATGTGGCGGTAATGCAGAGAGGGTCGATTGTCGAACAGGGCACGCGCGAGCAGATTTTCCACGCGCCGCGGCATCCTTATACCAAATCGCTGTTGGCGTCGGTGCTGACGCCGGAGCCGGGGCTGGGCATTCCGGATATCGACGCGCAGTAA
- a CDS encoding M20 family metallopeptidase — protein sequence MTREKSIQATVDYFTCGEFTQTLARRVAYRTESQNADSGPVLLSYLTDEMIPALQALGFEYLIVENPVGGKGPFLLARRMEPEAALTLLTYGHGDVVRGYDDQWREGLSPWELVEDGNRWYGRGTADNKGQHTINLAALEQVLKARDGHLGYNVKIILEMGEEDGSPGLNEVCAQYRDWLSADLFIASDGPRISAARPTLFLGSRGVFNFELRVEAREGAHHSGNWGGLLSNPGIRLAHALAGMVDARGRILVPGLRPPAISATMRHFLADIELGGGATDPAIDSEWGEPGLTAAEKLYGWNTLDVLAFVTGNPHKPAHAIPPRADAHCHMRYVVGSDVANFGRHIRRHLDDNGFADVEMVNAVSHYAATRLDPSDLWVEWGKASITRTSGVKTAVLPNFGGGLPNACFSETLGLPTLWVPHSYPACSQHAPNEHILADTTLEALKIMTGLLWDLAEQGADIVRLRSQLQKSQSAETV from the coding sequence ATGACGCGTGAAAAGAGTATCCAGGCAACCGTGGATTATTTTACTTGCGGCGAATTTACCCAAACCCTGGCGCGCCGGGTGGCATACCGCACGGAAAGCCAGAATGCCGACAGCGGGCCCGTTCTGCTCTCCTACCTGACGGATGAGATGATACCCGCGTTGCAGGCGTTGGGGTTCGAATACCTGATCGTGGAGAACCCGGTCGGCGGCAAAGGCCCCTTTTTGCTGGCGCGGCGCATGGAGCCTGAAGCCGCGCTGACGCTGCTGACCTACGGCCACGGCGATGTGGTGCGCGGCTATGACGACCAGTGGCGGGAGGGGCTATCGCCGTGGGAGCTGGTTGAGGACGGCAACCGCTGGTATGGGCGCGGCACCGCCGACAACAAAGGGCAGCACACCATCAACCTGGCGGCGCTGGAGCAGGTGCTGAAAGCGCGCGACGGCCATCTCGGCTACAACGTGAAAATCATTCTGGAAATGGGGGAAGAGGACGGTTCGCCGGGGCTGAACGAGGTTTGCGCGCAATATCGCGACTGGCTGAGCGCCGATCTGTTTATCGCCTCCGACGGGCCGCGGATATCCGCCGCCCGTCCGACCCTGTTTCTGGGATCGCGCGGGGTGTTCAATTTTGAACTGCGGGTGGAGGCGCGCGAAGGGGCGCACCATTCCGGCAACTGGGGCGGGCTGTTGAGCAACCCCGGCATCCGTCTGGCCCATGCCCTTGCCGGCATGGTGGACGCCCGCGGCCGTATTCTGGTGCCGGGGCTGCGGCCGCCGGCGATATCCGCGACCATGCGTCATTTTCTTGCGGATATCGAACTGGGCGGCGGGGCGACGGACCCGGCTATCGATTCCGAATGGGGAGAACCGGGACTGACGGCGGCGGAGAAACTTTATGGCTGGAATACGCTGGACGTGCTGGCGTTCGTTACCGGTAATCCGCACAAGCCCGCCCACGCCATTCCGCCGCGGGCCGACGCGCATTGCCATATGCGCTATGTGGTGGGCAGCGACGTGGCGAACTTCGGCCGCCATATCCGCCGTCATCTGGATGACAACGGATTCGCCGACGTGGAGATGGTTAACGCCGTCAGCCATTACGCCGCCACCCGGCTCGATCCCAGTGATCTGTGGGTGGAATGGGGGAAGGCGTCGATAACCCGCACGTCCGGCGTCAAAACCGCGGTGCTGCCGAACTTCGGCGGCGGGTTACCGAACGCCTGCTTCTCGGAAACGCTGGGCTTGCCGACGCTGTGGGTGCCGCACTCCTATCCGGCCTGTTCGCAGCACGCGCCCAATGAGCATATTCTGGCGGATACGACGCTGGAAGCCCTTAAAATCATGACCGGTCTGCTGTGGGATCTGGCCGAACAGGGTGCGGATATCGTCCGTCTGCGTTCGCAGCTACAGAAATCGCAGTCGGCGGAAACGGTATAA
- a CDS encoding LysR family transcriptional regulator — protein MHSNEIRYFMAVANSGSLSAASQQLFVAVSAISRQIQRLEARLGVPLFERHARGMILNDAGHILENHVRRSVADMELAIAEIEGLQSARQTTIRVVCTDGIGFNLLPTLMAQFRQRHAAVNFVLTVGSARQVPELVRSGECDVALKFSLAPEHGVQVIASFSAPFMAVMKADHPLASRDFQLDDLNTYPIVLPDQAATVRQLFDLSCRMNGVFIDPVFTSNHFSTLYAFLLDTPDAIAICSHFSVLYSARRDGLQVKSINMAQLGQRTLQIQAEVGKATTAALKDFVEFLRDELTIQDAQFRREYAVLG, from the coding sequence ATGCACAGCAACGAAATTCGTTACTTTATGGCGGTGGCCAATAGCGGCTCGCTGAGCGCCGCCAGCCAGCAGCTATTTGTTGCCGTTTCAGCCATCAGCAGGCAGATCCAGCGGTTGGAGGCCCGGCTGGGCGTCCCCTTGTTCGAGCGCCATGCCCGGGGCATGATACTGAATGACGCCGGGCATATTCTGGAAAATCACGTGCGGCGCAGCGTGGCGGATATGGAGCTGGCGATCGCCGAAATAGAAGGGTTGCAATCGGCGCGCCAGACCACCATCCGCGTGGTCTGCACCGACGGCATCGGCTTTAATCTGCTGCCGACCCTGATGGCGCAGTTCAGGCAGCGGCATGCGGCGGTCAACTTTGTGCTGACGGTGGGCAGCGCCAGACAGGTGCCCGAGCTGGTTCGCAGCGGCGAATGCGATGTGGCGCTGAAGTTCAGCCTGGCGCCGGAGCACGGCGTTCAGGTTATCGCCTCTTTTTCCGCGCCCTTTATGGCGGTGATGAAAGCGGATCACCCGCTGGCGTCAAGGGATTTTCAGCTCGACGACCTGAATACCTACCCCATCGTGCTGCCCGATCAGGCGGCCACGGTGCGCCAGCTTTTTGATCTTTCATGCCGGATGAACGGCGTTTTCATCGATCCGGTATTCACCAGCAATCATTTCTCCACCCTGTACGCCTTTTTGCTCGATACGCCGGACGCCATCGCCATATGCAGCCATTTTTCCGTGTTGTACAGCGCCCGCCGCGACGGTTTGCAGGTGAAGTCGATCAATATGGCGCAGCTGGGTCAACGTACCTTGCAGATCCAGGCCGAGGTCGGCAAGGCGACCACCGCGGCGCTGAAAGATTTTGTCGAGTTTTTACGTGATGAGCTGACGATACAGGATGCGCAGTTTCGCCGGGAGTACGCGGTCTTAGGGTGA